One window from the genome of Catenulispora sp. MAP5-51 encodes:
- a CDS encoding alpha/beta hydrolase has protein sequence MPMSPAAGGFATQRFEYDGGRQATVYVPPDPAESVVFAADGAWHIAPLSKALTRAGATSTMIVGVHGLTDDQARLEEYSPPFNAERFAAHEKFFVEDVRRRVGSEYGLVLDAEHTAVWGASIGGELALALGIRHPDVYGAVLCASPGAGYRPPEAMPPRLPRAYLVAGTQEPFFLKNATRWALALRGAGADVALAERAGSHGGAFWAEEFPLMAKWAFGR, from the coding sequence ATGCCGATGTCGCCCGCAGCCGGAGGGTTCGCCACACAGCGGTTCGAATACGACGGTGGCCGCCAGGCCACCGTTTACGTACCGCCGGATCCGGCAGAATCCGTCGTCTTCGCGGCCGACGGCGCGTGGCACATCGCCCCGCTGAGCAAGGCCCTGACCCGGGCCGGCGCCACGTCCACGATGATCGTCGGCGTCCACGGGCTGACCGACGACCAGGCGCGGCTTGAGGAATACTCGCCGCCGTTCAACGCGGAGCGCTTCGCCGCGCACGAGAAGTTCTTCGTCGAGGACGTCCGCAGAAGGGTCGGGTCCGAGTACGGACTCGTACTGGACGCCGAGCACACCGCGGTCTGGGGCGCTTCCATCGGAGGCGAACTCGCGCTCGCATTGGGGATTCGCCATCCGGACGTCTACGGCGCGGTCCTGTGCGCCTCGCCCGGTGCCGGCTATCGGCCCCCTGAGGCGATGCCGCCGCGGCTCCCGCGTGCCTACCTCGTGGCGGGCACGCAGGAGCCGTTCTTCCTGAAGAACGCGACGCGGTGGGCGCTCGCATTGCGCGGCGCGGGCGCGGACGTGGCCCTGGCCGAGCGCGCGGGGTCGCATGGCGGCGCCTTCTGGGCCGAAGAGTTCCCGCTCATGGCGAAGTGGGCTTTCGGCCGCTGA
- a CDS encoding phosphatidylinositol-specific phospholipase C has protein sequence MNPTRRNVLKWGVGGTVLAAASIGLPAAARADSPVTPGGKPTDSWMSFLDPNLSLLGMTIPGTHDTCCTNPADGTEWSHTQNWGIPQQLNEGVRFVDIRCNGLQGTASEMGIYHSSYYQGIRLQDVLDQCKAFLAAQPTETIVMRLKNENAGGQALSDAEFQRRFNYYMDTLGYRGMFHMYGWPTLGQAAGKVVLLADFAFPASWNLIGWADSANWQFNVQDTYTGVSTGSKGGLITQQFDAAYSNPAPTTMYVNFLSLAPSIQDGLEFPKDLEQTLMDNSIYPYLRARTGQRARFGIVPMDFPDFHVNVLEMLIDKNFV, from the coding sequence ATGAATCCCACCCGTCGCAATGTCCTGAAGTGGGGAGTCGGCGGCACCGTGCTCGCCGCCGCCTCGATCGGCCTGCCCGCCGCGGCCCGGGCCGACTCCCCCGTGACGCCCGGCGGCAAGCCCACGGACAGCTGGATGAGCTTCCTCGACCCGAACCTGTCGCTGCTCGGGATGACGATCCCCGGGACGCACGACACCTGCTGCACCAACCCCGCCGACGGCACGGAGTGGTCGCACACCCAGAACTGGGGGATCCCGCAGCAGCTGAACGAGGGCGTGCGCTTCGTCGACATCCGCTGCAACGGTCTGCAGGGGACCGCCAGCGAGATGGGGATCTACCACTCCAGCTACTACCAGGGCATCCGACTGCAGGACGTGCTCGACCAGTGCAAGGCGTTCCTGGCGGCGCAGCCGACCGAGACGATCGTCATGCGGCTGAAGAACGAGAACGCCGGCGGCCAGGCACTCAGCGACGCGGAGTTCCAGCGCCGCTTCAACTACTACATGGACACCCTCGGGTACCGCGGGATGTTCCACATGTACGGCTGGCCGACGCTGGGCCAGGCGGCCGGCAAGGTGGTCCTGCTGGCCGACTTCGCGTTCCCGGCGTCGTGGAACCTGATCGGCTGGGCCGACAGCGCGAACTGGCAGTTCAACGTGCAGGACACGTACACCGGTGTCTCGACGGGCAGCAAGGGCGGGCTGATCACGCAGCAGTTCGACGCCGCCTACAGCAACCCGGCGCCGACCACGATGTACGTGAACTTCCTCAGCCTGGCGCCCTCCATCCAGGACGGGCTGGAGTTCCCGAAGGACCTCGAGCAGACGCTGATGGACAACTCCATCTACCCGTACCTGCGCGCGCGGACCGGGCAGCGGGCGCGGTTCGGGATCGTGCCGATGGACTTCCCCGACTTCCACGTGAACGTGCTGGAGATGTTGATCGACAAGAACTTCGTGTAG